The following are from one region of the Bradyrhizobium sediminis genome:
- a CDS encoding nitrogen fixation protein NifZ encodes MSFQTPNPKPATIGRVVHDARRRRVGRGPGVVGKGEFKPGDAVRSLTQIINDGIYPHRDIGETLVYQGDAGMVRERWSFLGESYYTVEFLTRAAVVIMRGREMARAARRGVSQRY; translated from the coding sequence ATGAGCTTCCAGACCCCCAATCCGAAACCCGCAACAATCGGACGTGTCGTCCATGACGCGCGCCGGCGACGCGTGGGGCGAGGTCCAGGCGTGGTAGGCAAAGGCGAATTCAAGCCGGGCGACGCGGTGCGTTCGCTGACGCAGATCATAAATGACGGGATCTATCCCCATAGGGATATCGGCGAGACCCTGGTGTATCAGGGCGATGCGGGCATGGTTCGCGAAAGGTGGAGTTTTCTGGGGGAAAGCTACTACACGGTCGAATTCCTTACCCGTGCGGCCGTCGTCATCATGCGTGGCCGGGAGATGGCCCGCGCCGCGCGCCGAGGCGTCAGCCAGCGATACTAG
- a CDS encoding cysteine desulfurase, whose protein sequence is MHPAVRNGSYDVGRVREDFPILGMQVHGKPLVYLDNAASAQKPKAVLDRLTQAYTSEYANVHRGLHYLANAATEGYEGAREKVAGFLNAGRSDEIVFTRGATEAINLVAQTFGRERIGPGDEIVLSIMEHHANIVPWHFLRERQGAVIKWAPVDEDGNFLIDEFEKLLTERTKMVAVTQMSNVLGTVVPVKEVVRIAHARGIPVLVDGAQSSVHLDVDVRDIDCDFYVITGHKLYGPTGIGALYGKHEHLSAMPPFNGGGEMIREVHRDRVSYGEPPHRFEAGTPPIVQAIGLGAAIDYINSIGKSRIRAHESSLLAYAQDRLREINSLRIIGTAAEKGAIVSFEMKSAHAHDFATVIDRAGIAVRAGTHCAMPLLERFGVTATCRASFALYNTHDEVDVLARALAKAQEFFA, encoded by the coding sequence ATGCATCCGGCGGTAAGGAATGGCAGCTATGACGTCGGCCGGGTCCGCGAGGATTTTCCGATTCTCGGGATGCAGGTCCACGGCAAGCCGCTGGTTTACCTCGACAATGCCGCTTCCGCCCAAAAGCCGAAGGCGGTTCTGGACCGCCTGACGCAGGCCTATACATCCGAATACGCGAACGTCCACCGCGGTCTGCATTATCTCGCCAACGCCGCAACCGAGGGCTACGAGGGCGCCCGGGAAAAGGTTGCCGGCTTCCTGAATGCCGGGCGCAGCGATGAAATCGTCTTCACCCGGGGCGCGACCGAGGCGATCAACCTCGTCGCCCAGACCTTCGGGCGCGAGCGGATCGGGCCGGGCGATGAAATCGTGCTCTCCATCATGGAGCACCACGCCAATATCGTTCCCTGGCATTTCCTGCGGGAACGCCAGGGCGCAGTCATCAAATGGGCGCCGGTGGATGAAGACGGCAATTTCCTGATCGACGAATTCGAGAAGCTGTTGACCGAGCGCACCAAGATGGTCGCCGTCACGCAGATGTCGAACGTTCTAGGCACCGTCGTGCCGGTCAAGGAGGTCGTGCGGATCGCGCATGCGCGGGGAATCCCGGTGCTCGTCGATGGCGCGCAGTCTTCCGTGCACCTGGATGTCGACGTCCGCGACATCGATTGCGATTTCTATGTCATCACTGGTCACAAATTGTACGGGCCGACCGGTATCGGCGCGCTCTACGGCAAGCACGAGCATCTCTCGGCGATGCCGCCCTTCAACGGCGGCGGCGAGATGATTCGCGAGGTGCACCGGGACCGCGTCAGCTACGGTGAACCGCCGCACCGGTTCGAGGCCGGGACGCCCCCGATCGTGCAGGCGATCGGGCTTGGCGCCGCCATCGACTACATCAACTCCATCGGTAAGAGCCGGATCAGGGCGCATGAAAGCTCACTCCTTGCCTATGCTCAGGACAGGCTGCGGGAGATCAATTCGCTGCGTATCATCGGAACTGCGGCCGAGAAGGGCGCCATCGTTTCGTTCGAAATGAAGAGCGCCCACGCGCATGATTTCGCGACCGTGATCGATCGCGCCGGCATCGCGGTCCGCGCCGGAACGCATTGCGCCATGCCGCTATTGGAACGCTTCGGCGTCACCGCGACCTGCCGGGCATCGTTCGCTCTCTATAACACCCACGACGAGGTCGACGTTCTGGCGCGTGCCCTCGCCAAGGCGCAGGAGTTCTTCGCATGA
- a CDS encoding response regulator — protein sequence MRTRFEPSHPIATDRIFVVESDEVIRSALQFILEDHSETYGFTSLDQAFAKAADRTPDVVLLGIGFVHGNGEGALAEVAKRLPGAKILIVANSVNDPLAIASLQWGAHDVMGKPITFDSVHCKVDALLGHHDLSPTMLGLMPLSAAW from the coding sequence ATGCGCACCCGTTTCGAACCCTCCCACCCGATCGCGACCGACCGCATCTTCGTGGTCGAGAGCGACGAGGTCATCCGATCGGCGCTCCAGTTCATCCTGGAGGACCACAGCGAGACCTACGGCTTCACGAGCCTCGATCAGGCCTTTGCCAAGGCCGCCGACCGGACGCCGGACGTCGTCCTGCTCGGGATCGGCTTTGTGCATGGCAACGGAGAAGGCGCTTTGGCCGAGGTCGCCAAGAGATTGCCCGGCGCGAAGATCCTGATCGTGGCGAATTCCGTCAACGACCCGCTCGCCATTGCCAGCCTGCAATGGGGGGCTCACGATGTGATGGGGAAACCCATCACCTTCGATTCCGTTCATTGCAAGGTTGATGCCCTGCTCGGGCACCACGACCTTTCCCCGACCATGCTTGGACTGATGCCATTATCGGCTGCGTGGTGA
- the nifH gene encoding nitrogenase iron protein: MAALRQIAFYGKGGIGKSTTSQNTLAALAEMGHKILIVGCDPKADSTRLILHAKAQDTILSLAAAAGSVEDLEIEEVMKVGYRDIRCVESGGPEPGVGCAGRGVITSINFLEENGAYEDIDYVSYDVLGDVVCGGFAMPIRENKAQEIYIVMSGEMMAMYAANNISKGILKYANSGGVRLGGLVCNERQTDKELELAEAMAKKLGTHLIYFVPRDNIVQHAELRRMTVLEYAPDSVQAGHYRSLAEKIHNNGGKGIIPTPITMDELEDMLMEHGIMKPVDEAIVGKTAAELAAEAAIAAA, encoded by the coding sequence ATGGCTGCACTACGACAAATCGCGTTTTACGGCAAAGGGGGCATCGGCAAGTCGACGACCTCGCAGAACACGCTGGCGGCGCTGGCGGAGATGGGTCACAAGATCCTGATCGTCGGCTGCGACCCCAAGGCCGACTCGACCCGCCTGATCCTGCACGCCAAGGCGCAGGACACCATCCTCAGCCTGGCGGCGGCCGCCGGCAGCGTCGAGGACCTCGAGATCGAAGAGGTCATGAAGGTCGGTTACCGCGATATCCGCTGCGTCGAGTCCGGCGGTCCGGAGCCCGGCGTCGGCTGCGCCGGCCGCGGTGTCATCACCTCGATCAATTTCCTCGAGGAGAACGGCGCCTATGAGGACATCGACTACGTGTCCTACGACGTGCTCGGCGACGTCGTTTGCGGCGGCTTCGCGATGCCGATCCGCGAGAACAAGGCGCAGGAAATCTACATCGTGATGTCCGGCGAGATGATGGCGATGTATGCCGCCAACAACATCTCCAAGGGCATTCTGAAATACGCCAATTCCGGCGGCGTGCGCCTCGGCGGCCTGGTCTGCAACGAGCGCCAGACCGACAAGGAACTCGAGCTGGCGGAAGCGATGGCCAAGAAGCTCGGCACCCATCTGATCTACTTCGTGCCGCGCGACAACATCGTGCAGCACGCGGAACTGCGCCGCATGACCGTTCTGGAGTATGCCCCGGACTCGGTTCAGGCCGGTCACTACCGCAGCCTCGCCGAGAAGATCCACAACAACGGCGGCAAGGGCATCATCCCGACCCCGATCACCATGGACGAACTCGAGGACATGCTGATGGAGCACGGCATCATGAAGCCGGTCGACGAAGCCATCGTCGGCAAGACCGCTGCCGAACTCGCCGCCGAAGCCGCGATCGCGGCGGCCTGA
- the nifD gene encoding nitrogenase molybdenum-iron protein alpha chain → MSLATTQSVAEIKARNKELIEDVLKVYPEKTAKRRAKHLSVHEAGKSDCGVKSNIKSVPGVMTIRGCAYAGSKGVVWGPIKDMIHISHGPVGCGQYSWAARRNYYIGTTGIDTFVTMQFTSDFQEKDIVFGGDKKLAKIMDEIQELFPLNNGITVQSECPIGLIGDDIEAVSKQKSKEYEGKTIVPVRCEGFRGVSQSLGHHIANDSIRDWVFDKIAPDAPPKFEPTPYDVAIIGDYNIGGDAWSSRILLEEMGLRVIAQWSGDGSLAELEATPKAKLNVLHCYRSMNYISRHMEEKYGIPWCEYNFFGPSKIAESLRKIAGFFDDKIKEGAERVIAKYQPLMDAVIARYRPRLEGKTVMLFVGGLRPRHVIGAYEDLGMEVVGTGYEFGHNDDYQRTAQHYVKDGTLIYDDVTGYEFEKFVEKVQPDLVGSGIKEKYVFQKMGVPFRQMHSWDYSGPYHGYDGFAIFARDMDMAINSPIWKKATPPWKAAPKPTLMAAE, encoded by the coding sequence ATGAGTTTAGCCACGACGCAGAGCGTTGCAGAGATCAAGGCCCGCAACAAGGAACTGATCGAAGACGTTCTGAAGGTATATCCGGAAAAGACCGCGAAGCGCCGCGCCAAGCACTTGAGCGTGCATGAGGCAGGCAAGTCCGATTGCGGCGTGAAGTCGAACATCAAGTCGGTCCCCGGCGTCATGACGATCCGCGGCTGCGCCTATGCCGGCTCCAAGGGCGTGGTGTGGGGCCCGATCAAGGACATGATCCACATCAGCCACGGCCCGGTGGGCTGCGGCCAGTATTCCTGGGCGGCGCGGCGTAACTACTACATCGGCACGACGGGCATCGACACCTTCGTCACCATGCAGTTCACCTCCGACTTCCAGGAGAAGGACATCGTCTTCGGCGGCGACAAGAAGCTCGCCAAGATCATGGACGAGATCCAGGAGCTGTTCCCGCTCAACAACGGCATCACCGTGCAGTCGGAATGCCCGATCGGCCTGATCGGCGACGACATCGAGGCCGTCTCCAAGCAGAAGTCGAAGGAATACGAAGGCAAGACCATCGTCCCGGTCCGTTGTGAAGGTTTCCGCGGTGTCTCCCAGTCGCTCGGTCACCACATCGCCAACGATTCGATCCGGGACTGGGTGTTCGACAAGATCGCTCCGGACGCGCCGCCGAAGTTCGAGCCGACGCCCTACGACGTGGCCATCATCGGCGACTACAACATCGGCGGTGACGCCTGGTCGTCCCGCATCCTGCTCGAGGAGATGGGCCTGCGCGTGATCGCCCAGTGGTCGGGCGACGGCAGCCTGGCCGAGCTCGAAGCTACCCCCAAGGCCAAGCTCAACGTGCTGCACTGCTACCGCTCGATGAACTACATCTCGCGCCACATGGAAGAAAAGTACGGTATTCCGTGGTGCGAGTACAATTTCTTCGGACCGAGCAAGATCGCCGAGTCGCTGCGCAAGATCGCCGGCTTCTTCGACGACAAGATCAAGGAAGGCGCCGAGCGCGTCATCGCCAAGTACCAGCCGCTGATGGATGCGGTGATCGCAAGATACCGGCCGCGCCTCGAAGGCAAGACCGTGATGCTGTTCGTCGGCGGACTGCGGCCGCGCCACGTGATCGGCGCCTATGAAGACCTCGGCATGGAGGTGGTCGGCACCGGCTACGAATTCGGCCACAACGACGACTACCAGCGCACGGCCCAGCACTACGTCAAGGACGGTACGCTGATCTATGACGACGTGACCGGATACGAGTTCGAGAAGTTTGTCGAGAAGGTCCAGCCGGATCTGGTCGGCTCGGGCATCAAGGAGAAGTACGTGTTCCAGAAGATGGGTGTGCCGTTCCGGCAGATGCACTCCTGGGACTACTCCGGTCCCTACCACGGCTATGACGGGTTCGCGATCTTCGCGCGCGACATGGACATGGCCATCAACTCGCCGATCTGGAAGAAGGCCACGCCGCCCTGGAAGGCGGCGCCGAAGCCTACACTGATGGCAGCGGAGTAA
- the nifE gene encoding nitrogenase iron-molybdenum cofactor biosynthesis protein NifE, with amino-acid sequence MSSLSATIQDVFNEPGCGKNANKSEAERKKGCTKQLQPGGAAGGCAFDGAKIALQPLTDVAHLVHGPIACEGNSWDNRGAKSSGSNIWRTGFTTDINETDVVFGGEKRLYKAVKEIIEKYDPPAVFVYQTCVPAMIGDDINAVCKAASQKFGKPVIPVNSPGFVGPKNLGNKLAGEALLEHVIGTQEPDFTTPYDLNIIGEYNLSGELWQVKPLLDELGIRIFSCISGDGKYREVAYSHRARAAMMVCSKAMINVARKMEERYGIPFFEGSFYGIEDTSDSLREIARLLIERGAPDELMARTEAVIVREEAKAWATIEPYKPRFAGKKVLLITGGVKSWSVVAALQEAGLELVGTSVKKSTKEDKERIKELMGQDAHMIDDMTPREMYKMLKDAKADIMLSGGKSQFVALKAAMPWLDINQERSHAYMGYVGMVKLVSEIDKALFNPVWEQLRRPAPWENAGKNWQAKAIAQMDAEAAELAADPEAAEKARRARKICHCKTVDLGTIEDAIAAHALTTRDGVKQHTNASGGCGACAGRIEDILAALPATAMPAVPVLQAAE; translated from the coding sequence ATGAGTTCGCTGTCGGCCACGATCCAGGATGTGTTCAACGAGCCCGGCTGCGGCAAGAACGCGAACAAATCGGAGGCCGAGCGGAAGAAGGGCTGCACCAAGCAGCTTCAGCCAGGCGGCGCCGCCGGCGGTTGCGCCTTTGACGGCGCCAAGATCGCGCTGCAGCCTCTGACCGACGTTGCCCACCTTGTCCACGGCCCGATCGCCTGCGAAGGAAACTCCTGGGACAACCGCGGCGCCAAATCGTCCGGCTCGAATATCTGGCGCACGGGATTTACCACCGACATCAACGAGACCGACGTCGTGTTCGGCGGCGAAAAGCGGCTCTACAAGGCTGTCAAGGAAATCATCGAGAAGTACGACCCGCCGGCGGTCTTCGTCTACCAGACCTGCGTTCCCGCCATGATTGGCGACGACATCAACGCGGTGTGCAAGGCGGCCAGCCAGAAATTCGGCAAGCCGGTCATTCCCGTCAACTCGCCCGGCTTCGTCGGGCCGAAGAATCTCGGCAACAAGCTCGCCGGCGAAGCGCTGCTCGAGCACGTGATCGGAACGCAGGAGCCGGACTTTACCACGCCCTATGACCTCAACATCATCGGGGAATACAATCTCTCCGGCGAGTTGTGGCAGGTGAAGCCGCTGCTCGACGAACTCGGCATTCGTATTTTCTCCTGCATCTCGGGCGACGGCAAGTATCGCGAAGTCGCCTATTCGCACCGTGCGCGTGCGGCGATGATGGTGTGCTCCAAGGCGATGATCAATGTCGCCCGCAAGATGGAAGAGCGCTACGGCATCCCGTTCTTCGAGGGATCGTTCTACGGCATCGAGGATACCAGCGACTCCTTGCGCGAAATTGCGCGGCTTCTGATCGAGCGCGGCGCGCCGGACGAGTTGATGGCGAGGACCGAAGCGGTGATCGTCCGCGAGGAGGCAAAGGCCTGGGCTACGATCGAGCCGTACAAGCCGCGTTTTGCGGGCAAGAAGGTCCTGCTGATCACCGGCGGCGTCAAGTCGTGGTCGGTGGTTGCCGCCTTGCAGGAAGCCGGCCTCGAGCTGGTCGGTACCAGCGTCAAAAAATCGACCAAGGAGGACAAGGAGCGCATCAAGGAGCTGATGGGCCAGGACGCCCACATGATCGACGACATGACGCCGCGCGAAATGTACAAGATGCTGAAGGACGCCAAGGCCGACATCATGCTCTCGGGCGGCAAGTCGCAATTCGTCGCCCTGAAGGCGGCGATGCCCTGGCTCGATATCAACCAGGAGCGCAGCCACGCCTATATGGGTTACGTCGGCATGGTGAAGCTGGTCTCGGAAATCGACAAGGCGTTGTTCAATCCGGTGTGGGAGCAGCTCCGCCGGCCGGCGCCGTGGGAGAATGCCGGGAAGAATTGGCAGGCCAAGGCGATCGCGCAGATGGATGCCGAAGCCGCCGAGCTTGCCGCCGATCCGGAGGCGGCGGAAAAGGCCCGCCGCGCCAGGAAGATATGCCATTGCAAGACAGTCGATCTCGGCACCATCGAGGACGCGATCGCGGCGCATGCGCTGACGACGAGGGATGGCGTCAAGCAACACACCAACGCCTCCGGAGGCTGCGGCGCATGCGCGGGGCGGATCGAGGACATCCTGGCGGCGTTGCCGGCCACGGCAATGCCGGCGGTTCCGGTCCTGCAGGCGGCGGAGTAG
- the nifK gene encoding nitrogenase molybdenum-iron protein subunit beta gives MTQNADHVLDHFELFRGPEYQQMLANKKKMFENPRDPAEVERIREWAKTPEYREKNFAREALTVNPAKACQPLGAVFAAVGFEGTIPFVHGSQGCVAYYRSHLSRHFKEPSSCVSSSMTEDAAVFGGLNNMIDGLANTYSMYKPKMIAVSTTCMAEVIGDDLNAFIKTSKEKGSVPAEYDVPFAHTPAFVGSHVTGYDNALKGIIEHFWDGKAGTAPKLERQPNEKINFIGGFDGYTVGNTREVKRIFETMGIEYTILADNSDVFDTPTDGEFRMYDGGTTLEDAANAIHAKATISMQHYSTEKTLPFIAGHGQEVVSFNHPIGVSATDDFIMALSRISGKEIPEQLARERGRLVDAMADSSAHIHGKKFAIYGDPDLCLGLAAFLLELGAEPTHVLATNGTKQWAEKVQAVFDSSPFGQNCHVYPGKDLWHMRSLLFTEPVDFLIGNTYGKYLERDTGTPLIRIGFPIFDRHHHHRYPVWGYQGGMNVLVWILDKIFDEIDRNTNVPAKTDYSFDIIR, from the coding sequence ATGACGCAGAATGCAGACCACGTGCTCGACCATTTCGAGCTGTTCCGCGGTCCGGAATACCAGCAGATGCTGGCGAACAAGAAGAAGATGTTCGAGAACCCCCGCGATCCCGCCGAGGTCGAGCGCATCCGCGAATGGGCCAAGACGCCGGAATATCGCGAGAAGAATTTTGCGCGCGAAGCCTTGACGGTGAACCCGGCCAAGGCCTGCCAGCCGCTCGGCGCGGTATTCGCGGCGGTGGGATTCGAAGGAACCATTCCTTTCGTTCACGGCTCGCAGGGCTGCGTCGCCTATTATCGCAGCCACCTGTCACGGCATTTCAAGGAGCCGAGCTCCTGCGTTTCATCGTCGATGACGGAAGACGCCGCAGTGTTCGGCGGCCTCAACAACATGATCGACGGCCTCGCCAATACCTACAGCATGTACAAGCCGAAGATGATCGCCGTCTCCACCACCTGCATGGCGGAAGTGATTGGCGACGACCTCAATGCCTTCATCAAGACGTCGAAAGAGAAGGGTTCCGTGCCTGCGGAATACGACGTCCCGTTCGCGCATACGCCGGCCTTCGTCGGTAGCCATGTCACCGGCTATGACAATGCGCTAAAGGGCATTATCGAGCATTTCTGGGACGGCAAGGCGGGAACCGCGCCCAAGCTGGAACGCCAGCCGAACGAGAAGATCAACTTCATCGGCGGTTTCGACGGCTACACCGTCGGCAACACCCGCGAGGTCAAGCGCATCTTCGAGACGATGGGAATCGAGTACACGATTCTCGCCGACAACAGCGACGTGTTCGATACGCCGACCGACGGCGAGTTCCGCATGTACGACGGCGGCACCACGCTGGAGGATGCCGCGAACGCGATCCACGCCAAGGCGACGATCTCGATGCAGCACTATTCCACTGAAAAGACGCTGCCGTTCATCGCCGGGCACGGCCAGGAAGTGGTGTCGTTCAATCACCCGATCGGGGTGTCGGCGACCGACGATTTCATCATGGCGCTGTCGCGGATTTCCGGCAAGGAGATACCGGAGCAGCTGGCCCGCGAGCGCGGACGGCTGGTCGACGCAATGGCGGATTCGAGCGCGCACATTCACGGCAAGAAATTCGCGATCTACGGCGATCCGGATCTTTGCCTCGGCCTGGCGGCATTCCTGCTCGAACTCGGCGCCGAACCCACCCATGTGCTGGCGACGAACGGTACCAAGCAATGGGCGGAAAAGGTCCAGGCGGTGTTCGACAGTTCGCCGTTCGGCCAGAATTGCCACGTCTATCCGGGCAAGGATCTCTGGCACATGCGCTCGCTGCTGTTCACCGAGCCGGTCGATTTCCTGATCGGAAATACCTACGGCAAGTATCTGGAGCGCGACACCGGCACGCCGCTGATCCGGATCGGCTTCCCGATCTTCGATCGTCATCACCATCACCGCTATCCGGTCTGGGGCTACCAGGGTGGGATGAACGTGCTGGTGTGGATCCTCGACAAGATCTTCGACGAGATCGACAGGAACACCAACGTTCCCGCGAAGACCGACTACAGCTTCGACATCATCCGCTAG
- a CDS encoding SufE family protein: MDHSPAADIPAIDDIIDNFSLLDEWDDRYRYVIELGRGMSPLSEFQRTEANKVQGCASQVWLATTARFDDAQPVLHFHGDSDAHIVRGLVAILLAVVSGKPASEILAADPIALFDRLGLREHLTPQRSNGFRSMVARIRSDAQQALSDRPTLVAMPDG, translated from the coding sequence ATGGACCATTCACCTGCGGCAGATATTCCGGCGATCGATGACATCATCGACAACTTTTCGTTGCTCGACGAATGGGACGACCGCTATCGCTATGTCATCGAACTCGGCCGCGGCATGAGCCCGCTGTCCGAGTTTCAACGCACCGAAGCGAACAAGGTCCAGGGCTGCGCCAGCCAGGTCTGGCTGGCGACCACCGCTCGTTTCGATGACGCTCAACCCGTCCTCCACTTCCATGGCGACAGCGATGCCCACATCGTACGCGGGCTCGTTGCCATCCTGCTCGCAGTCGTCTCCGGCAAGCCGGCCAGCGAGATCCTGGCGGCCGACCCGATCGCATTGTTCGATCGCCTCGGCTTGCGCGAACATCTCACGCCGCAGCGCTCGAACGGATTTCGTTCGATGGTCGCACGCATCCGCAGCGATGCCCAGCAGGCGCTTTCGGATAGACCCACACTCGTTGCGATGCCGGATGGCTAG